A window from Planococcus maritimus encodes these proteins:
- the fni gene encoding type 2 isopentenyl-diphosphate Delta-isomerase, whose product MSRAKRKMDHINYALSTGQGRATWLDCVRFVHQALPGIGVADVSLEPKTGDLQLKSPVFINAMTGGGGSETLQLNAMLARAAKETGIAMAVGSQMAALKDKDERESYSIVRKENPQGIIFGNLGSEATVKQAIEAVEMIRADALQIHLNVVQELTMPEGDRQFRGALERIEMIAEALDVPVIIKETGFGISQETAEALDKTQVAAIDASGFGGTNFASIENERRKRKLAYFEDWGIPTAAAIVECREGFSRTVLASGGLQNAGDVIRAFRLGADAVGIAGSFLKHAVSLGEIGLIEEIHGLHEDLRMLMTALGAQTIEEIRSTPAVINGELLAHLQQRGLETKHFAVPLKN is encoded by the coding sequence TACTTGGCTCGACTGCGTCCGTTTTGTCCATCAGGCGCTGCCGGGAATCGGCGTTGCCGACGTATCATTGGAACCCAAAACAGGTGATTTGCAACTAAAATCACCTGTTTTTATTAATGCCATGACCGGTGGAGGCGGTTCCGAGACTTTGCAACTGAATGCCATGCTCGCGCGGGCGGCGAAAGAAACGGGAATCGCCATGGCTGTCGGTTCACAAATGGCAGCCCTGAAGGACAAGGATGAACGCGAAAGCTATAGCATAGTTCGAAAAGAAAACCCACAGGGAATCATATTTGGCAATCTTGGCAGTGAAGCTACTGTAAAACAAGCGATAGAAGCGGTCGAGATGATCAGAGCAGATGCCTTGCAGATTCACTTAAATGTCGTCCAGGAACTGACAATGCCAGAAGGCGACCGCCAGTTTCGAGGAGCGCTTGAGCGAATTGAGATGATTGCAGAGGCCTTAGATGTGCCGGTCATCATCAAAGAAACCGGCTTCGGCATTTCACAGGAAACTGCCGAAGCGCTTGACAAGACCCAAGTGGCGGCGATCGATGCGAGCGGGTTTGGCGGTACGAATTTCGCCAGCATCGAAAATGAACGCAGAAAACGCAAATTGGCCTATTTCGAAGACTGGGGCATCCCGACGGCTGCAGCAATCGTTGAATGCCGAGAAGGCTTCAGCCGCACTGTGTTGGCGTCTGGCGGGCTTCAAAACGCCGGTGATGTTATCCGGGCATTTCGTCTTGGCGCAGATGCTGTGGGCATTGCAGGTAGTTTTTTGAAGCACGCGGTGAGCCTTGGGGAAATCGGTTTGATTGAAGAAATCCATGGGCTTCACGAAGATTTGCGTATGCTCATGACTGCACTTGGTGCACAGACAATTGAAGAGATCCGCTCGACCCCTGCTGTCATCAATGGTGAATTGCTTGCCCATTTGCAGCAACGGGGGCTTGAGACGAAGCATTTTGCAGTTCCTTTGAAAAACTGA